From one Plasmodium yoelii strain 17X genome assembly, chromosome: 12 genomic stretch:
- a CDS encoding protein kinase, putative: MGILCSSNEKYTKYFHRGYLINPDTNVNDTTDLYPCVFLRSGEKRLVKKIDKNKFKGEILNSLLKLRTYTYKNESSLPKYLLKTYNIYKDDKFSYVIFENCTGGFFFDILKGNNVINENILAEWFYQILITLNFLEKRNIYHGNLNGYCIHFKDKTRKEIRLSLLSINNYYDNIDEKGDLYGLYCIRSPQEIKKLYHDKNNSWYVGMLLYFILHGSYPFINNNVLVNYHNIIQNNIPFAALKLDHKNYSNLMYDFLKSALEKDYDMRPSVEGLLNHPWIKKKGEHPIYEILDENTRRMGINQIKAIEQNLSTIHELNNI, encoded by the exons ATGGGGATTCTATGTTCGTCCAacgaaaaatatacaaaGTATTTCCATAGAGGATACTTAATAAATCCCGATACGAATGTAAATGACACAACAGATCTGTACCCTTGTGTTTTTTTGAGAAGTGGAGAAAAAAGATTAGTAAAGaaaatagataaaaataaatttaaaggaGAAATCTTGAATTCTTTACTTAAATTAAGAACTTATACTTATAAGAATGAATCAAGTTTACCAAAATATTTACTAAAAAcatataacatttataaagATGATAAATTTTCTTATGTTATCTTTGAAAATTGCAC GGGGGGGTTCTTTTTTGATATACTAAAAGGCAATAATGTAATTAACGAGAATATATTAGCTGAATGGTTTTATCAAATATTAATCACTCTGaattttttagaaaaaagaaatatatatcatgGAAATTTAAATGGATACTGTATACATTTTAAGGATAAGACACGAAAGGAGATAAGATTAAGTTTATTaagtataaataattattatgataatattgATGAAAAAGGTGACTTATATggattatattgtattagaTCTCCacaagaaataaaaaaattatatcatgATAAAAACAATTCATGGTATGTAGGaatgttattatattttattttacatgGGTCATATCCATTTATAAACAATAATGTTTTggtaaattatcataatattatacaaaataatattcctTTTGCGGCCTTAAAATTagatcataaaaattattctaATTTGATGTATGATTTTCTTAAAAGTGCCTTAGAAAAGGACTATGATATGAGGCCCTCGGTAGAGGGGTTATTAAATCATCCTTGGATAAAAA AAAAAGGAGAACACCCTATATATGAAATCTTGGATGAAAATACTCGAag AATGGGAATAAACCAAATAAAAGCCATAGAACAAAATTTGAGCACCATTCACGAACTCAACAATAT